A part of Tardiphaga sp. vice304 genomic DNA contains:
- a CDS encoding branched-chain amino acid ABC transporter permease, producing the protein MRLALSILTDALAYGMVLFIISIGLSIMMGLMRVVNLAHGAFAMIGGYLASYAIRDLDVHYSVAILLAVVGTILVSIPFEMLLYRRIYRKSDPLIQVLMTIGITFVIIGVVNFIFGPTLKSIPLPPLLSGPLDIGFRSIPTHRLFVVACGVVTALSLWWLIEKTEFGIKLRASVDHSGMADSLGIRTEIIYAVTFALAIGLGAFGGVVGAEILPIEPFYALRYMVTFLVVVSVGGAGSIVGALSASLLLGLADTTGKYLAPEFGEFFFYLTVIFIVFVFPHGLYGRSHA; encoded by the coding sequence ATGCGCCTCGCTCTCAGCATTCTCACCGACGCGCTGGCCTATGGCATGGTGTTGTTCATCATCTCGATCGGCCTGTCGATCATGATGGGCCTGATGCGCGTGGTTAACCTCGCGCACGGCGCCTTCGCGATGATCGGCGGCTATCTTGCCTCCTATGCCATCCGCGACCTCGACGTGCATTACAGCGTCGCGATCCTGCTGGCGGTGGTCGGTACCATCCTTGTCTCGATCCCGTTCGAAATGCTGCTGTACCGCCGGATCTACCGGAAATCCGATCCCCTGATCCAGGTGCTGATGACCATCGGCATCACTTTCGTCATCATCGGCGTGGTCAATTTCATCTTCGGCCCGACGCTGAAGTCGATCCCGCTGCCACCGCTGCTCAGTGGCCCGCTCGACATCGGCTTCCGCTCGATCCCGACGCATCGACTGTTCGTGGTCGCCTGTGGCGTCGTCACCGCGCTGTCTCTGTGGTGGCTGATCGAGAAGACCGAGTTCGGCATCAAGTTGCGCGCCTCGGTGGATCACTCGGGCATGGCGGATTCGCTGGGGATTCGCACCGAGATCATCTATGCCGTCACGTTCGCGCTGGCGATTGGCCTTGGCGCCTTCGGCGGTGTGGTCGGCGCCGAAATCCTGCCAATCGAGCCGTTCTACGCGCTGCGCTACATGGTCACGTTCCTCGTCGTGGTCTCGGTCGGCGGCGCCGGCTCGATCGTCGGTGCACTGTCGGCCTCATTGTTGCTGGGTCTGGCGGACACCACGGGCAAATATCTCGCGCCGGAGTTCGGTGAGTTCTTCTTCTACCTCACGGTGATCTTCATCGTCTTCGTATTCCCTCACGGTTTGTACGGGAGGTCGCACGCATGA
- a CDS encoding branched-chain amino acid ABC transporter permease, with amino-acid sequence MSEFALHHVPARRHAPFLQDAASTMAIVVLGAVGYFLFPEDLAFLTRLIGIAFLVLSLDLVTGYCGIATLGHAAQFGVAAYAVGIACVRGVTDPLALLLVGVFAGTVMGLISGALIARFRGLPQLVLSIAVGQLVAALANKLQGLTGGSDGLSGISPGKVLGLYNFDMYSRTAYLFSLTVLIIVFVALSRLVRSPFGLMCRAIKDDDLRARMIGVAVYPRLVIMFGVSGAVAGVGGALTAMSTGVVGLDSVSFERSAEVLVMLVLGGAGHLWGALGGAIIFMIFEHIVAAANPFHWMTLVGLLLIGIVVFAPKGLIEPVLTLFARIGGKGRAS; translated from the coding sequence ATGAGCGAGTTCGCGCTCCACCATGTGCCGGCCCGGCGACACGCCCCGTTTTTGCAAGACGCCGCCAGCACGATGGCCATCGTCGTGCTCGGCGCGGTCGGCTATTTCCTGTTCCCCGAGGATCTCGCTTTCCTGACGCGGCTGATCGGCATCGCCTTCCTCGTGCTGTCGCTGGATCTGGTGACCGGCTATTGCGGCATCGCCACCCTCGGCCATGCCGCGCAGTTCGGCGTCGCGGCCTATGCCGTCGGCATCGCCTGCGTCCGCGGCGTCACCGATCCCTTGGCGCTGCTGCTGGTCGGCGTGTTTGCAGGTACGGTCATGGGCCTGATCTCCGGCGCGCTGATCGCGCGGTTTCGCGGCCTGCCGCAGCTTGTGCTGTCGATCGCCGTCGGCCAATTGGTCGCCGCGCTTGCCAACAAGCTGCAGGGTCTGACCGGCGGCAGCGACGGCCTGTCGGGCATCTCGCCTGGCAAGGTTCTCGGCCTCTACAATTTCGACATGTACAGCCGCACGGCCTATCTGTTCTCGCTGACGGTCCTCATCATCGTGTTCGTCGCGCTGTCGCGCTTGGTGCGATCGCCCTTCGGGCTGATGTGCCGCGCCATCAAGGACGATGATTTGCGCGCCAGGATGATCGGCGTCGCGGTCTATCCGCGCCTTGTCATCATGTTCGGCGTATCGGGTGCGGTCGCCGGCGTCGGCGGTGCGCTGACCGCGATGAGCACCGGCGTGGTCGGGCTCGACAGCGTCTCGTTCGAACGCTCCGCCGAGGTGCTGGTGATGCTCGTGCTCGGTGGCGCCGGCCATCTGTGGGGTGCGCTTGGCGGGGCCATCATCTTCATGATCTTCGAGCACATCGTCGCGGCCGCCAATCCGTTCCACTGGATGACGCTAGTCGGATTGCTGCTGATCGGGATCGTGGTGTTCGCGCCGAAGGGGCTGATCGAGCCGGTGCTGACGCTGTTTGCGCGCATCGGCGGAAAGGGCAGGGCGTCATGA